A single genomic interval of Fusarium verticillioides 7600 chromosome 8, whole genome shotgun sequence harbors:
- a CDS encoding F-box and leucine-rich repeat protein GRR1 (At least one base has a quality score < 10) — translation MAAAAAGPASRQSPATADEQEDSRSSSSSTSPAPADNEESDFFLGANDSQSSIGVPNFQDMQVEDACQPPVHRLPNEILISVFAKLSSTSDLFHCMLVCKRWARNTVDQLWHRPACTSWKNHGSICQTLQLDNPSFRYRDFIKRLNLAALADKISDGSVMPLAVCSRVERLTLTNCRNLTDSGLIALVENSTSLLALDISNDKNITEQSINTIAKNCSRLQGLNISGCENVSNESMINLATSCRYIKRLKLNECSQLQDDAIHAFAENCPNILEIDLHQCNRIGNGPITSLMVKGNCLRELRLASCELIDDDAFLSLPSGRLFEHLRILDLTSCVRLTDAAVQKIIDVAPRLRNLVLAKCRNITDVAVHAISKLGKNLHYVHLGHCGNITDEGVKRLVQNCNRIRYIDLGCCVNLTDESVKRLALLPKLKRIGLVKCSSITDDSVFHLAEAAFRPRVRRDASGMLVGNEYYASSLERVHLSYCVNLTLKSIMKLLNSCPRLTHLSLTGVAAFQRDDFQPYCRQAPPEFTQHQRDVFCVFSGAMVSKFRDFLNTSPQFEDLWDMHSWNRTAVYPGQRQRASVMQPTANAGDGADDEMVDDDNDFEGLDGSEMVVDAQAQNPANGNGTINPNSLMNHGFQQAIPIPPPPPSIPTGQLPPFFPTFARFLPSSSLIRQEPGLLEPYFNQSRINNLLEGGSPQHTTSQASAAPLGHGHPGNGESSTGASTATIHRPQENGDQSDAMN, via the exons ATggccgctgccgccgctggCCCTGCCTCTCGGCAGAGTCCTGCAACCGCCGACGAGCAGGAAGATTCTCgatcgtcatcctcgtcaacttccCCCGCGCCCGCCGATAACGAAGAGTCcgatttctttcttggagCCAACGACTCCCAGTCAAGCATCGGAGTCCCCAACTTTCAAGATATGCAGGTGGAAGATGCTTGCCAACCGCCCGTCCATCGGTTGCCCAAcgagatcctcatcagcgTGTTTGCCAAATTGAGTTCCACCTCCGATCTGTTCCACTGCATGCTGGTTTGCAAACGCTGGGCTAGAAACACAGTCGATCAACTCTGGCATCGACCAGCGTGCACGAGTTGGAAGAACCACGGCAGCATTTGCCAAACGTTGCAGCTCGACAACCCGTCTTTCAGATATCGCGACTTTATCAAGAGACTAAACCTCGCCGCCCTTGCTGACAAAATCAGCGATGGCAGTGTTATGCCCCTCGCAGTCTGCAGTCGGGTGGAACGTCTGACACTTACGAACTGTCGCAACCTCACCGATTCCGGACTTATCGCCCTTGTGGAGAATAGCACCTCGCTGCTGGCACTCGACATCTCCAACGACAAGAACATTACCGAGCAGtctatcaacaccatcgccaagaacTGCAGTCGCCTTCAAGGACTCAACATTTCTGGCTGCGAGAATGTCTCCAACGAGAGCATGATCAACTTGGCAACAAGCTGTCGCTATATTAAGAGA CTGAAGTTGAATGAATGTAGCCAGCTCCAAGACGACGCTATCCATGCCTTCGCCGAAAACTGTCCCAACATCCTCGAGATCGACCTCCACCAGTGCAATCGCATTGGTAACGGCCCTATAACTTCTCTTATGGTCAAGGGCAACTGTCTCCGAGAGCTACGACTTGCAAGCTGCGAACTAATCGACGACGATGCTTTTCTGTCTCTACCCTCTGGACGACTATTTGAACATCTCCGCATTCTCGACCTCACATCCTGCGTGCGTTTGACAGACGCTGCTGTCCAGAAGATTATTGATGTCGCACCTCGCCTTCGCAACCTTGTTCTTGCCAAGTGCCGAAACATCACTGATGTAGCCGTTCATGCTATCTCGAAGCTTGGTAAGAACCTGCATTACGTGCATCTGGGTCACTGTGGCAATATCACCGACGAAGGTGTCAAGAGATTAGTACAGAACTGCAACCGCATTCGATACATCGATCTGGGCTGCTGTGTCAACTTGACAGATGAGAGTGTGAAGCGCCTTGCTCTGTTGCCCAAGCTGAAGCGTATTGGGCTTGTGAAATGTAGCTCCATCACCGATGACTCAGTCTTTCATCTTGCTGAAGCCGCATTCCGCCCCAGAGTACGACGAGATGCCAGTGGCATGCTCGTTGGCAACGAGTACTACGCCTCGAGTCTCGAGCGTGTTCATCTGAGCTACTGTGTCAACCTTACCCTCAAG AGTATCATGAAGTTGCTCAACTCATGCCCTCGATTGACCCACTTGAGTTTGACTGGAGTTGCTGCTTTCCAGCGTGACGACTTCCAGCCATACTGTAGACAAGCACCCCCGG AATTCACCCAACACCAGCGAGATGTGTTTTGCGTCTTTTCCGGCGCCATGGTATCCAAATTCCGTGATTTCCTCAACACTTCACCACAATTCGAGGACCTTTGGGATATGCACAGCTGGAACCGAACAGCAGTCTACCCCGGACAACGGCAACGTGCTTCCGTAATGCAGCCAACAGCCAATGCCGGAGATGGagccgacgatgagatggttgatgatgacaatgaTTTCGAGGGTCTGGACGGCAGCGAGATGGTCGTGGATGCACAGGCACAGAATCCGGCCAACGGCAACGGAACGATAAATCCCAACTCTCTTATGAATCACGGATTTCAACAAGCTATTCCCATACCGCCTCCACCTCCTAGCATCCCAACAGGTCAGCTCCCTCCATTCTTTCCGACGTTCGCCCGCTTCctgccttcatcgtcactcaTACGACAGGAACCAGGATTGCTTGAGCCATATTTTAATCAGAGCAGAATTAACAACCTACTAGAAGGCGGATCGCCACAGCATACCACTAGCCAAGCCAGCGCAGCACCTCTTGGACACGGGCATCCAGGGAACGGGGAATCCTCGACCGGCGCAAGCACTGCGACTATCCACCGACCCCAAGAGAACGGTGACCAATCTGACGCCATGAATTGA
- a CDS encoding PTH1 family peptidyl-tRNA hydrolase, with protein MFNPRFLVVSLGNPLPKYESLHSAGHFALNGLAQVLRQPSFREVAFGGQTCLVSQGPKYTLVQSPTLMNISGRFVAKAWKEMTNQHDPSSLSLVIVHDELEKDLGIVRLTAWDRSHKGHNGIKSVKGSLSQNKYPTSPFVRIAVGIGRPAERDPETVSRYVLDRISSDKRRILEEEAPWKVAECLVELEKEWKTELKS; from the coding sequence ATGTTCAATCCCCGCTTTCTCGTTGTCAGTCTGGGCAATCCCTTGCCCAAATACGAAAGTCTACATTCTGCCGGTCATTTCGCTCTCAATGGCCTCGCTCAAGTCTTGCGTCAGCCCTCCTTTCGAGAGGTGGCATTCGGAGGTCAGACATGCCTAGTATCTCAAGGTCCAAAATACACTCTAGTTCAATCGCCTACTCTGATGAACATCTCTGGACGTTTTGTCGCAAAGGCGTGGAAAGAAATGACCAATCAACATGACCCCTCATCACTCAGTCTAGTGATTGTTCACGATGAACTCGAGAAGGACTTGGGCATTGTGCGGCTCACGGCGTGGGACCGAAGTCACAAAGGCCACAATGGTATCAAAAGTGTCAAGGGATCTCTTTCACAAAATAAATACCCCACGTCGCCGTTTGTGCGAATTGCCGTTGGGATTGGACGACCCGCCGAGAGAGACCCCGAGACCGTTAGCCGTTACGTTCTTGATCGGATATCAAGCGACAAAAGGAGAATtctagaagaagaagcaccatGGAAAGTCGCCGAGTGCCTAGTTGAGCTGGAAAAAGAATGGAAGACTGAGCTCAAGTCATGA
- a CDS encoding protein hob3 — protein sequence MSWAGFKKNVNRATTQVMMKTGHVEKTNDRDYEVEERRFKTMEAAALRLQKESKGYLDSLRAMTASQMRIAETIDAFYGDSGAKDGVSRSYKQAVEDLDAETIKALDGPYRTTVLDPITRFCAYFPDVNEAIKKRAHKLLDYDALRAKVKRLAEKPDKDATKLPRTEKEMEMAKAAYEQLNEQLSTELPQLIDLRVPYLDPTFEALVKIQLRFCAEAYSRMAQVQQYLDADTRDQYAEGQLDARVEQVLQEIRELSISGTV from the exons ATGTCGTGGGCGG GGTTTAAGAAGAATGTCAATCGCGCGACGACGCaggtcatgatgaagacgg GGCATGTGGAAAAGACGAATGACCGTGATTACGAAGTCGAAGAGAG ACGATTCAAGACAATGGAAGCTGCTGCTTTACGACTACAAAAGGAATCAAAGGGGTATCTTGACTCCCTGAGAG CCATGACCGCATCGCAAATGCGAATCGCCGAGACGATAGATGCGTTCTACGGCGACTCAGGCGCGAAAGACGGTGTCAGCAGAAGTTACAAGCAGGCCGTCGAGGATCTAGATGCCGAAACCATCAAAGCCCTCGATGGCCCCTACCGAACAACCGTTCTCGACCCCATCACACGGTTCTGCGCCTACTTCCCCGACGTCAACGAGGCGATTAAGAAGCGCGCTCACAAACTGCTCGACTACGACGCCCTCCGCGCAAAGGTGAAGCGCCTCGCCGAGAAGCCCGACAAGGACGCCACGAAGCTGCCCCggaccgagaaggagatggagatggcaaAGGCTGCTTACGAGCAGCTGAACGAGCAACTCAGCACCGAGCTGCCCCAACTTATCGATCTCCGCGTGCCGTACCTCGACCCCACTTTCGAAGCCCTCGTCAAGATCCAGCTGCGTTTCTGTGCAGAGGCGTATTCGCGCATGGCGCAAGTGCAGCAGTACCTGGATGCTGACACCAGAGATCAGTATGCCGAGGGACAACTAGACGCCAGAGTGGAGCAGGTGTTGCAGGAGATTCGGGAGTTGAGCATCAGCGGCACGGTCTAG
- a CDS encoding protein hob3 — protein MMKTGHVEKTNDRDYEVEERRFKTMEAAALRLQKESKGYLDSLRAMTASQMRIAETIDAFYGDSGAKDGVSRSYKQAVEDLDAETIKALDGPYRTTVLDPITRFCAYFPDVNEAIKKRAHKLLDYDALRAKVKRLAEKPDKDATKLPRTEKEMEMAKAAYEQLNEQLSTELPQLIDLRVPYLDPTFEALVKIQLRFCAEAYSRMAQVQQYLDADTRDQYAEGQLDARVEQVLQEIRELSISGTV, from the exons atgatgaagacgg GGCATGTGGAAAAGACGAATGACCGTGATTACGAAGTCGAAGAGAG ACGATTCAAGACAATGGAAGCTGCTGCTTTACGACTACAAAAGGAATCAAAGGGGTATCTTGACTCCCTGAGAG CCATGACCGCATCGCAAATGCGAATCGCCGAGACGATAGATGCGTTCTACGGCGACTCAGGCGCGAAAGACGGTGTCAGCAGAAGTTACAAGCAGGCCGTCGAGGATCTAGATGCCGAAACCATCAAAGCCCTCGATGGCCCCTACCGAACAACCGTTCTCGACCCCATCACACGGTTCTGCGCCTACTTCCCCGACGTCAACGAGGCGATTAAGAAGCGCGCTCACAAACTGCTCGACTACGACGCCCTCCGCGCAAAGGTGAAGCGCCTCGCCGAGAAGCCCGACAAGGACGCCACGAAGCTGCCCCggaccgagaaggagatggagatggcaaAGGCTGCTTACGAGCAGCTGAACGAGCAACTCAGCACCGAGCTGCCCCAACTTATCGATCTCCGCGTGCCGTACCTCGACCCCACTTTCGAAGCCCTCGTCAAGATCCAGCTGCGTTTCTGTGCAGAGGCGTATTCGCGCATGGCGCAAGTGCAGCAGTACCTGGATGCTGACACCAGAGATCAGTATGCCGAGGGACAACTAGACGCCAGAGTGGAGCAGGTGTTGCAGGAGATTCGGGAGTTGAGCATCAGCGGCACGGTCTAG
- a CDS encoding hypothetical protein (At least one base has a quality score < 10), which produces MHSTALPARDLALHGSWDPGARMELFTHPADEIHRTHKRQNTGTGAGPKPKRHCLSLNQQRFDSDIEGRVSGAVSKPGRANRQDPSSSSSSVSPDFAQQPGHPRSDNATSSGTSTGGVYPGGSVGAVNVQGLGSPPQDLPSPECSLSASSEQANPRHGSHATPLHPTISSGHGLSPESSASDSDCSSGPSSSESSGPASGQPSSQTLRSQPPPEVSFLNKGTCSDTCSNEEASRSVNGSQLISPLGDDAGHLRTDRTELELDFPLRGGAEDVPGSSASTDTLGDSPSQEVQAQTDLGRNSDDDDDSDHSDTLDQLESDFNDLLSLDPGRPINGSLSRDEAIASRLQDENSDLEVWEAAEDVPAPDTGHDNVSRPGTPPTGIRRALATAHSPEPKRPSETSDEDDTESVDDTCSGFSGSNGVDDDERIVQLEDREEGNEESDVDNDLLGQLDEIVADHSGSDCFETHARPLGMRPSSDSNDSDEEARPQNESSDDDEVSEEEIGYISDARDTNVEIKDETGSASLNIPSSSTNSIVFPNETTSSGKLPLALDKLEEREVVRITRELSACVRCRFQKIKCIIDEQNPEGQCKTCKNFSKTSPKTIHRVPCLRLRIADVVLYRSGGLKLTRRWTGIEMRDIGDRLDTVAVTIEVSQNLCSKPLRMNVVRFKPIDGDVTARYWTDSLLGKETLKKKELANYCLENIYETAESVRQYTIDNALPAFYHTIQEESESEAGEVPIIRTYLTAMARYLDLHNEHKSSGSLSRDDAKELEIFGNLFILWCAIQHTVGSLYIEGNETLGMLPETEDKSYPLYGKVSVPRMVVAQFDTLNYNEVLERYKEKLLRDIDWLFSQDKNRWWFTIYLVVFILMREASRMTADRYRHARANYGSSLRYSIPDFVEGLHASCNNILIHWHYYNYDQWPTTRSSGLTNGAGKGEHFETLAPKDRHLVKQNLKDPAVKKHLLVWEQYKRDNGKVPKITLQHDAGSIRYTGEQNKYDWDHPLYWVSQMFERKWCPHPTYTREPEPQSTFMSITAAVAAAG; this is translated from the exons ATGCACTCGACAGCTTTGCCTGCACGGGACCTTGCGCTTCATGGGTCTTGGGACCCAGGTGCCAGAATGGAGCTTTTTACTCATCCAGCTGATGAGATCCAC AGAACTCACAAGCGGCAGAATACGGGCACGGGCGCTGGGCCGAAACCAAAACGTCactgcttgagcttgaaccaACAGCGATTTGATAGTG ATATTGAAGGTCGTGTGTCGGGAGCAGTGTCCAAGCCTGGACGTGCTAACCGGCAGGATCCaagctcttcgtcgtccaGCGTATCGCCAGACTTTGCTCAGCAACCTGGACACCCCAGGTCAGACAATGCTACTTCTAGTGGCACTTCCACAGGGGGCGTGTATCCTGGTGGGAGTGTCGGTGCTGTGAATGTTCAGGGCTTGGGGAGTCCTCCTCAGGATCTTCCATCACCCGAATGTTctctctcagcatcatctgaACAAGCAAATCCACGCCATGGAAGTCATGCTACCCCTCTGCATCCGACAATCTCATCCGGACACGGATTAAGCCCCGAGAGTTCAGCTTCAGACTCTGATTGCAGTTCCGGTCCCAGCTCTAGCGAGTCTTCGGGTCCTGCTTCTGGACAACCTTCGAGTCAGACACTCCGAAGCCAGCCCCCACCAGAAGTATCTTTTCTAAACAAAGGTACATGTTCTGATACTTGTTCAaatgaagaagcttctcgtTCAGTCAATGGCAGCCAGTTAATCTCTCCACTTGGTGACGATGCGGGTCACCTACGAACGGACAGGACAGAGCTAGAGCTAGACTTCCCTTTGAGGGGGGGTGCGGAAGATGTACCTGGCTCTTCAGCCTCTACGGATACGCTGGGAGACTCCCCGAgtcaagaagtccaagctcAGACTGACCTTGGTCGGAActctgatgatgacgacgactcAGATCACTCAGACACCCTTGACCAGTTAGAGAGTGATTTCAATGATTTGCTGTCTCTCGACCCTGGAAGGCCCATCAATGGTTCGCTCTCAAGAGACGAGGCCATTGCTAGCAGACTTCAGGATGAGAATTCTGACCTTGAGGTCTgggaggctgctgaagacgTCCCTGCACCAGATACAGGTCATGATAACGTTAGCCGCCCAGGAACCCCTCCGACTGGCATCCGACGCGCCCTCGCTACTGCGCACTCCCCAGAACCAAAGCGTCCCTCTGAAAcaagtgatgaagacgatacTGAAAGTGTTGATGACACATGTAGCGGTTTCAGTGGGAGCAACGGagtagatgatgatgaacggATTGTCCAACTAGAAGATCGGGAAGAAGGTAATGAAGAGTCCGATGTAgacaatgatcttcttggaCAATTAGACGAGATTGTAGCCGATCACTCAGGCTCGGACTGCTTCGAGACACATGCTCGTCCCCTGGGCATGCGACCCTCTTCGGACAGCAATGAttctgatgaagaggccagaCCCCAGAATGAGTCAtccgacgacgacgaggtATCGGAAGAAGAGATTGGGTATATCTCGGACGCTCGCGACACTAATGTTGAAATCAAAGACGAAACAGGGTCGGCTAGCTTGAAtattccatcatcttcgacaaACAGCATCGTTTTCCCAAATGAAACAACCAGCTCTGGAAAGCTTCCCCTCGCACTCGACAAACTCGAGGAACGTGAGGTTGTACGGATCACACGAGAGCTCAGCGCTTGTGTTCGTTGCCGGTTCCAAAAAATCAAA TGCATCATAGACGAGCAGAACCCAGAAGGACAATGCAAAACGTGCAagaacttctccaagacGTCGCCAAAGACAATCCATCGCGTTCCATGCTTGCGACTCCGAATTGCCGACGTCGTTCTTTATCGAAGCGGCGGGCTCAAACTCACGAGACGATGGACGGGCATCGAAATGCGAGATATTGGGGATCGACTCGATACGGTTGCTGTTACGATTGAGGTATCACAGAACCTTTGTAGCAAACCTCTTCGAATGAACGTTGTGCGATTCAAACCCATCGATGGGGACGTGACTGCCCGATATTGGACTGATAGCCTTCTCGGGAAGGagacgttgaagaagaaggaactAGCCAACTACTGCCTTGAAAATATCTACGAAACGGCCGAAAGCGTGCGACAATACACAATCGACAATGCTCTTCCAGCCTTTTACCACACCATCCAAGAGGAGAGTGAatcagaagctggagaagtGCCCATCATCAGAACGTACCTTACGGCCATGGCTCGGTACCTGGACCTTCAC AATGAACATAAATCCAGCGGGAGCCTCTCTAGAGACGATGCAAAAGAGCTTGAGATATTCGGCAATCTTTTTATTCTCTGGTGCGCCATCC AACACACTGTAGGGTCTCTCTACATCGAAGGCAACGAAACACTAGGCATGCTCCCCGAAACCGAAGACAAATCCTACCCTCTCTACGGCAAAGTGTCTGTCCCTCGCATGGTAGTCGCCCAATTCGACACCCTCAATTACAACGAGGTCCTCGAGCGGtacaaggagaagctcctACGCGACATCGATTGGCTGTTCAGCCAGGACAAGAATCGATGGTGGTTCACAATCTatctcgtcgtcttcatACTCATGCGCGAGGCGAGTCGCATGACAGCAGATCGGTACCGGCATGCCAGAGCCAATTATGGATCAAGT TTACGATACTCGATTCCAGACTTTGTTGAAGGGCTTCATGCCAGCTGCAATAATATACTCATCCACTGGCATTACTACAACTATGATCAGTGGCCTACTACTCGGTCGTCGGGGCTCACCAATGGCGCAGGGAAAGGTGAACACTTTGAGACTCTGGCACCCAAGGATCGGCACCTTGTGAAACAGAATCTCAAGGACCCAGCGGTAAAGAAACACCTTCTAGTATGGGAGCAATACAAGAGGGATAATGGAAAAG TTCCAAAGATTACTCTCCAACACGACGCCGGTTCCATTCGCTACACGGGAGAACAGAACAAGTACGACTGGGATCATCCTTTGTATTGGGTATCACAAATGTTTGAGAGGAAATGGTGCCCACATCCGACGTATACGAGAGAACCAGAACCTCAATCAACGTTTATGTCTATCACGGCGGCTGTCGCCGCAGCCGGCTAA
- a CDS encoding hypothetical protein (At least one base has a quality score < 10), whose amino-acid sequence MHSTALPARDLALHGSWDPGARMELFTHPADEIHRTHKRQNTGTGAGPKPKRHCLSLNQQRFDSDIEGRVSGAVSKPGRANRQDPSSSSSSVSPDFAQQPGHPRSDNATSSGTSTGGVYPGGSVGAVNVQGLGSPPQDLPSPECSLSASSEQANPRHGSHATPLHPTISSGHGLSPESSASDSDCSSGPSSSESSGPASGQPSSQTLRSQPPPEVSFLNKGTCSDTCSNEEASRSVNGSQLISPLGDDAGHLRTDRTELELDFPLRGGAEDVPGSSASTDTLGDSPSQEVQAQTDLGRNSDDDDDSDHSDTLDQLESDFNDLLSLDPGRPINGSLSRDEAIASRLQDENSDLEVWEAAEDVPAPDTGHDNVSRPGTPPTGIRRALATAHSPEPKRPSETSDEDDTESVDDTCSGFSGSNGVDDDERIVQLEDREEGNEESDVDNDLLGQLDEIVADHSGSDCFETHARPLGMRPSSDSNDSDEEARPQNESSDDDEVSEEEIGYISDARDTNVEIKDETGSASLNIPSSSTNSIVFPNETTSSGKLPLALDKLEEREVVRITRELSACVRCRFQKIKCIIDEQNPEGQCKTCKNFSKTSPKTIHRVPCLRLRIADVVLYRSGGLKLTRRWTGIEMRDIGDRLDTVAVTIEVSQNLCSKPLRMNVVRFKPIDGDVTARYWTDSLLGKETLKKKELANYCLENIYETAESVRQYTIDNALPAFYHTIQEESESEAGEVPIIRTYLTAMARYLDLHVRQLSPDTSLTLNPSQNEHKSSGSLSRDDAKELEIFGNLFILWCAIQHTVGSLYIEGNETLGMLPETEDKSYPLYGKVSVPRMVVAQFDTLNYNEVLERYKEKLLRDIDWLFSQDKNRWWFTIYLVVFILMREASRMTADRYRHARANYGSSLRYSIPDFVEGLHASCNNILIHWHYYNYDQWPTTRSSGLTNGAGKGEHFETLAPKDRHLVKQNLKDPAVKKHLLVWEQYKRDNGKVPKITLQHDAGSIRYTGEQNKYDWDHPLYWVSQMFERKWCPHPTYTREPEPQSTFMSITAAVAAAG is encoded by the exons ATGCACTCGACAGCTTTGCCTGCACGGGACCTTGCGCTTCATGGGTCTTGGGACCCAGGTGCCAGAATGGAGCTTTTTACTCATCCAGCTGATGAGATCCAC AGAACTCACAAGCGGCAGAATACGGGCACGGGCGCTGGGCCGAAACCAAAACGTCactgcttgagcttgaaccaACAGCGATTTGATAGTG ATATTGAAGGTCGTGTGTCGGGAGCAGTGTCCAAGCCTGGACGTGCTAACCGGCAGGATCCaagctcttcgtcgtccaGCGTATCGCCAGACTTTGCTCAGCAACCTGGACACCCCAGGTCAGACAATGCTACTTCTAGTGGCACTTCCACAGGGGGCGTGTATCCTGGTGGGAGTGTCGGTGCTGTGAATGTTCAGGGCTTGGGGAGTCCTCCTCAGGATCTTCCATCACCCGAATGTTctctctcagcatcatctgaACAAGCAAATCCACGCCATGGAAGTCATGCTACCCCTCTGCATCCGACAATCTCATCCGGACACGGATTAAGCCCCGAGAGTTCAGCTTCAGACTCTGATTGCAGTTCCGGTCCCAGCTCTAGCGAGTCTTCGGGTCCTGCTTCTGGACAACCTTCGAGTCAGACACTCCGAAGCCAGCCCCCACCAGAAGTATCTTTTCTAAACAAAGGTACATGTTCTGATACTTGTTCAaatgaagaagcttctcgtTCAGTCAATGGCAGCCAGTTAATCTCTCCACTTGGTGACGATGCGGGTCACCTACGAACGGACAGGACAGAGCTAGAGCTAGACTTCCCTTTGAGGGGGGGTGCGGAAGATGTACCTGGCTCTTCAGCCTCTACGGATACGCTGGGAGACTCCCCGAgtcaagaagtccaagctcAGACTGACCTTGGTCGGAActctgatgatgacgacgactcAGATCACTCAGACACCCTTGACCAGTTAGAGAGTGATTTCAATGATTTGCTGTCTCTCGACCCTGGAAGGCCCATCAATGGTTCGCTCTCAAGAGACGAGGCCATTGCTAGCAGACTTCAGGATGAGAATTCTGACCTTGAGGTCTgggaggctgctgaagacgTCCCTGCACCAGATACAGGTCATGATAACGTTAGCCGCCCAGGAACCCCTCCGACTGGCATCCGACGCGCCCTCGCTACTGCGCACTCCCCAGAACCAAAGCGTCCCTCTGAAAcaagtgatgaagacgatacTGAAAGTGTTGATGACACATGTAGCGGTTTCAGTGGGAGCAACGGagtagatgatgatgaacggATTGTCCAACTAGAAGATCGGGAAGAAGGTAATGAAGAGTCCGATGTAgacaatgatcttcttggaCAATTAGACGAGATTGTAGCCGATCACTCAGGCTCGGACTGCTTCGAGACACATGCTCGTCCCCTGGGCATGCGACCCTCTTCGGACAGCAATGAttctgatgaagaggccagaCCCCAGAATGAGTCAtccgacgacgacgaggtATCGGAAGAAGAGATTGGGTATATCTCGGACGCTCGCGACACTAATGTTGAAATCAAAGACGAAACAGGGTCGGCTAGCTTGAAtattccatcatcttcgacaaACAGCATCGTTTTCCCAAATGAAACAACCAGCTCTGGAAAGCTTCCCCTCGCACTCGACAAACTCGAGGAACGTGAGGTTGTACGGATCACACGAGAGCTCAGCGCTTGTGTTCGTTGCCGGTTCCAAAAAATCAAA TGCATCATAGACGAGCAGAACCCAGAAGGACAATGCAAAACGTGCAagaacttctccaagacGTCGCCAAAGACAATCCATCGCGTTCCATGCTTGCGACTCCGAATTGCCGACGTCGTTCTTTATCGAAGCGGCGGGCTCAAACTCACGAGACGATGGACGGGCATCGAAATGCGAGATATTGGGGATCGACTCGATACGGTTGCTGTTACGATTGAGGTATCACAGAACCTTTGTAGCAAACCTCTTCGAATGAACGTTGTGCGATTCAAACCCATCGATGGGGACGTGACTGCCCGATATTGGACTGATAGCCTTCTCGGGAAGGagacgttgaagaagaaggaactAGCCAACTACTGCCTTGAAAATATCTACGAAACGGCCGAAAGCGTGCGACAATACACAATCGACAATGCTCTTCCAGCCTTTTACCACACCATCCAAGAGGAGAGTGAatcagaagctggagaagtGCCCATCATCAGAACGTACCTTACGGCCATGGCTCGGTACCTGGACCTTCACGTACGTCAATTGAGTCCCGACACGAGCCTTACACTGAACCCCTCGCAGAATGAACATAAATCCAGCGGGAGCCTCTCTAGAGACGATGCAAAAGAGCTTGAGATATTCGGCAATCTTTTTATTCTCTGGTGCGCCATCC AACACACTGTAGGGTCTCTCTACATCGAAGGCAACGAAACACTAGGCATGCTCCCCGAAACCGAAGACAAATCCTACCCTCTCTACGGCAAAGTGTCTGTCCCTCGCATGGTAGTCGCCCAATTCGACACCCTCAATTACAACGAGGTCCTCGAGCGGtacaaggagaagctcctACGCGACATCGATTGGCTGTTCAGCCAGGACAAGAATCGATGGTGGTTCACAATCTatctcgtcgtcttcatACTCATGCGCGAGGCGAGTCGCATGACAGCAGATCGGTACCGGCATGCCAGAGCCAATTATGGATCAAGT TTACGATACTCGATTCCAGACTTTGTTGAAGGGCTTCATGCCAGCTGCAATAATATACTCATCCACTGGCATTACTACAACTATGATCAGTGGCCTACTACTCGGTCGTCGGGGCTCACCAATGGCGCAGGGAAAGGTGAACACTTTGAGACTCTGGCACCCAAGGATCGGCACCTTGTGAAACAGAATCTCAAGGACCCAGCGGTAAAGAAACACCTTCTAGTATGGGAGCAATACAAGAGGGATAATGGAAAAG TTCCAAAGATTACTCTCCAACACGACGCCGGTTCCATTCGCTACACGGGAGAACAGAACAAGTACGACTGGGATCATCCTTTGTATTGGGTATCACAAATGTTTGAGAGGAAATGGTGCCCACATCCGACGTATACGAGAGAACCAGAACCTCAATCAACGTTTATGTCTATCACGGCGGCTGTCGCCGCAGCCGGCTAA